One genomic region from Mycobacterium basiliense encodes:
- a CDS encoding NADH:flavin oxidoreductase, translated as MSPAPDVLSPAKLGPLTLRNRVIKAATFEARTPDALVTDDLIEYHRQPAAGGVGMTTVAYCAVSPGGRTGGEQIWMRPEAVPGLRRLTEAIHAEGAAVSAQIGHAGPVADARSNKATALAPVRFFNPIAMRFAKKASRDDIDDVLAAHAGAARLAAEAGFDAVEIHLGHNYLASAFLSPLINRRTDEFGGSLQNRAKVARGLVLAVRRALDNEGMRQMAVTAKLNMADGVRGGISTEESLTTATWLQEDGGLDAIELTAGSSLVNPMYLFRGDAPVKEFAAAFKPPMRWGVRMMGKKFLREYPYREAYLLRDARLFRAELTMPLILLGGISNRETMDLAMAEGFEFVAMARALLAEPDLIKRIAADGSRVQSACTHCNQCMPTIYSRTRCVVTGAPHATDAP; from the coding sequence ATGTCCCCTGCCCCGGACGTACTTAGCCCCGCCAAGCTGGGCCCCCTTACCCTGCGCAACCGAGTCATCAAGGCGGCAACCTTCGAAGCGCGTACGCCCGATGCGCTGGTGACCGACGACCTGATCGAATACCACCGGCAGCCCGCCGCCGGCGGGGTCGGCATGACCACCGTTGCCTATTGCGCGGTCTCCCCCGGCGGGCGCACCGGTGGCGAACAGATCTGGATGCGCCCGGAGGCGGTGCCGGGGCTGCGCCGACTCACCGAGGCGATCCACGCCGAAGGTGCGGCGGTCAGCGCGCAGATCGGCCACGCAGGGCCGGTGGCCGATGCCCGCTCCAACAAGGCGACCGCCCTGGCGCCGGTTCGGTTCTTCAATCCGATCGCGATGCGGTTTGCCAAGAAGGCCAGCCGGGATGACATCGACGACGTGCTGGCCGCGCATGCCGGCGCCGCACGTTTAGCGGCCGAGGCGGGCTTCGACGCGGTCGAGATCCATTTAGGCCATAACTATTTGGCGAGCGCTTTTCTATCTCCACTGATCAACCGCCGAACCGACGAGTTCGGCGGATCGCTGCAGAACCGGGCAAAGGTTGCGCGCGGATTGGTGCTGGCGGTTCGCCGGGCGCTGGACAACGAGGGAATGCGGCAGATGGCGGTGACCGCCAAGCTCAACATGGCCGACGGCGTTCGCGGCGGCATCAGCACCGAGGAGTCGCTGACCACCGCCACGTGGCTGCAGGAAGACGGCGGATTGGACGCGATCGAACTCACCGCGGGCAGTTCCCTGGTCAACCCGATGTACTTGTTCCGCGGCGACGCGCCGGTCAAGGAGTTCGCAGCCGCCTTCAAACCCCCGATGCGCTGGGGAGTGCGGATGATGGGCAAGAAGTTCCTGCGCGAATACCCCTATCGCGAGGCCTATCTGCTGCGCGATGCTCGCCTGTTTCGCGCCGAGCTGACGATGCCGCTGATCTTGCTGGGTGGCATCTCCAACCGCGAGACCATGGACCTGGCGATGGCCGAGGGATTCGAGTTCGTGGCCATGGCGCGGGCGCTACTGGCCGAACCCGACCTAATCAAGCGGATCGCCGCCGACGGCAGCCGTGTGCAGTCCGCCTGCACGCACTGCAATCAGTGCATGCCGACCATCTACAGCCGGACACGCTGTGTGGTCACCGGGGCGCCGCACGCGACCGACGCGCCCTGA
- a CDS encoding bifunctional methylenetetrahydrofolate dehydrogenase/methenyltetrahydrofolate cyclohydrolase has protein sequence MGAITLDGKATRDDIFVDLKQRVAALAASGRTPGLGTILIGDDPGSQTYVRGKHADCAKVGITSIRRDLPADISTATLNDTIDELNANPDCTGYIVQLPLPKQLDENAALERVDPNKDADGLHPTNLGRLVLNTPASLPCTPRGIVHLLRRYQLPIAGAHVVVIGRGVTVGRPLGLLLTRRAENATVTLCHTGTRDLPALTRQADIIVAAVGVPHMLTADMVRPGAAVVDVGVSRTDDGLVGDVHPDVWEVAGHISPNPGGVGPLTRAFLLTNVVELAERQ, from the coding sequence GTGGGCGCAATCACGCTGGACGGCAAGGCCACCCGAGACGACATCTTCGTCGACCTGAAGCAGCGGGTTGCGGCGCTAGCTGCATCCGGCCGCACTCCCGGACTGGGCACCATCCTGATCGGTGACGATCCGGGCTCGCAGACCTACGTGCGCGGTAAGCACGCCGATTGCGCGAAGGTCGGCATCACCTCGATCCGCCGCGACCTGCCCGCCGACATCTCCACGGCCACGCTCAACGACACCATCGACGAATTGAACGCCAACCCCGATTGCACGGGATATATCGTGCAGCTGCCGCTGCCGAAGCAGCTCGATGAGAACGCGGCTCTGGAGCGCGTCGACCCCAACAAGGACGCCGACGGGCTGCACCCCACCAACCTGGGCCGGCTGGTTCTCAATACCCCGGCGTCGCTGCCTTGTACTCCGCGCGGCATCGTGCACCTGCTGCGGCGTTACCAGCTCCCCATCGCCGGGGCGCACGTGGTGGTGATCGGCCGTGGTGTGACGGTGGGCCGCCCGTTAGGGCTGTTGCTGACCCGTCGCGCGGAGAACGCGACGGTGACGTTGTGCCACACTGGAACCCGCGATTTGCCCGCACTGACCAGACAGGCCGACATCATCGTCGCGGCCGTCGGTGTGCCGCATATGCTCACTGCCGACATGGTGCGTCCCGGCGCCGCGGTCGTCGACGTCGGCGTTAGCCGCACCGACGACGGCCTGGTTGGCGACGTCCATCCCGATGTATGGGAGGTCGCCGGCCATATATCGCCGAATCCCGGTGGCGTCGGCCCGCTAACTCGTGCATTCCTGCTGACCAACGTTGTCGAGTTGGCCGAGCGGCAATGA
- a CDS encoding DUF3017 domain-containing protein, which translates to MTARAYFGRALRAQWPILLVGLIFTVAFVLAGANFWRRGSLLIGIGVGVAAALRLVLSDDRAGLLVVRSKGTDFVTMTLVGAAMVYIASTIDPLGTG; encoded by the coding sequence ATGACCGCCAGGGCCTATTTCGGGCGCGCGCTGCGCGCCCAGTGGCCCATCCTGCTCGTCGGGCTGATCTTCACGGTGGCGTTCGTGCTGGCCGGGGCCAATTTCTGGCGCCGAGGTTCGTTGTTGATCGGTATCGGCGTGGGTGTGGCAGCGGCGCTGCGGCTGGTGCTGTCCGACGATCGCGCCGGGCTGCTGGTGGTGCGCAGCAAGGGCACCGACTTTGTCACCATGACGCTGGTCGGCGCGGCGATGGTCTACATCGCCTCAACGATCGACCCGTTGGGTACGGGCTGA
- a CDS encoding DUF732 domain-containing protein has translation MVDTDGGTVLNAWRHQPLTIRLLAVSAGVLTAAAAFAAPADADAIDDKFITALNDAGVNYGDPGNAVALGQAVCPMLAQPGGSFNAAVSTVVARTSGMSKPMAAAFTSIAISTYCPQVLSGAANGDLSALQQIPGVPAF, from the coding sequence GTGGTCGATACGGACGGGGGAACCGTGCTCAACGCCTGGCGCCATCAGCCACTGACCATTCGTCTGCTAGCGGTGTCCGCGGGCGTGCTCACCGCAGCGGCAGCATTCGCCGCGCCGGCCGATGCCGATGCCATCGATGACAAGTTCATCACCGCACTCAACGACGCCGGCGTCAACTACGGCGACCCAGGAAACGCGGTGGCGTTGGGTCAGGCCGTATGTCCGATGCTCGCCCAGCCCGGTGGATCGTTCAACGCGGCGGTATCTACCGTGGTCGCGCGCACCAGCGGCATGTCCAAGCCGATGGCGGCGGCCTTCACCAGTATTGCGATTTCGACGTACTGTCCGCAGGTGCTGTCGGGTGCGGCCAACGGCGACCTATCCGCCCTGCAGCAGATACCGGGTGTGCCGGCGTTTTGA
- a CDS encoding FAD-binding oxidoreductase, whose product MRSMISRQTFLRGTVGAVATSALFGSVRARADTVGDWSGLASAIEGRVLLPSSGASFTSGKQVFNTRYNGSNPAAVIAVASQADVEKAVAFAAANKLKIAPRSGGHSYIGASTAGGAMVIDLRGLPGGVNFDGATGNVTMPAATGLYEVHKALAPAGRTIPTGSCPTVGTAGLTLGGGLGADSRRAGLTCDALKSATVVLPTGQTVTASADEHPDLFWALRGGGGGNFGVTTSMTFTTFPTADADVVRVDFTPSSAAQVLSGWQTWLASADRDTWALMDMSVGSSKANCHVLAVCPAGSGRAVADALKSAAGVQPTGVEIKTLGYMDLVTYLAGGSPTSAPRGFVAGSDVIGNLNPAAAQAIVTAIGKWPPASGQAAAIIDPLSGAVGDVDPSATAFPWRRQAAVVSWYVETPGSSQAAAANKWISTAHQTVQQFSVGGYVNYLEANTAPSRYFGSNLSRLTEIRQKYDPDRLMYSGLNF is encoded by the coding sequence ATGCGGTCCATGATCTCTCGCCAGACGTTTCTTCGCGGCACCGTCGGAGCGGTGGCGACCTCGGCGCTGTTCGGTTCGGTGCGGGCCCGCGCGGACACGGTCGGCGACTGGTCCGGGCTGGCCTCCGCCATCGAGGGCCGCGTCCTGCTCCCGTCGAGCGGAGCCTCCTTCACTTCCGGTAAGCAGGTGTTCAATACGCGCTACAACGGCTCAAACCCGGCCGCGGTGATCGCGGTTGCTTCGCAGGCAGACGTCGAGAAGGCGGTTGCGTTCGCTGCCGCCAACAAACTCAAGATCGCCCCGCGCAGTGGCGGCCATTCCTACATCGGCGCGTCGACCGCAGGCGGCGCCATGGTTATCGACCTGCGCGGGTTGCCTGGCGGAGTGAATTTCGACGGTGCCACCGGTAACGTCACGATGCCGGCCGCGACCGGTCTATACGAGGTGCACAAGGCGTTGGCCCCCGCCGGGCGGACGATCCCCACCGGCAGCTGCCCGACAGTCGGCACCGCTGGCCTGACCCTTGGCGGCGGACTCGGTGCCGATTCCCGCCGCGCCGGCCTAACCTGTGATGCGCTTAAGTCAGCGACCGTCGTGTTGCCCACCGGTCAAACCGTCACCGCATCCGCTGACGAGCACCCCGATCTGTTCTGGGCCCTGCGTGGCGGCGGTGGTGGCAACTTTGGCGTCACCACGTCGATGACCTTCACAACGTTCCCAACGGCCGACGCTGACGTGGTCCGCGTCGACTTCACCCCGTCGTCGGCGGCCCAGGTGCTTTCCGGCTGGCAGACCTGGCTGGCATCGGCCGACCGCGATACGTGGGCGCTGATGGACATGTCGGTCGGCTCATCCAAGGCCAATTGCCACGTGCTGGCCGTGTGTCCGGCCGGTTCGGGTCGAGCAGTGGCCGATGCGCTCAAATCCGCGGCCGGTGTGCAACCTACCGGGGTCGAGATCAAGACACTGGGCTATATGGACCTGGTGACCTATCTGGCCGGGGGCAGCCCGACCAGTGCGCCGCGCGGCTTCGTGGCCGGATCCGATGTCATCGGTAACCTCAATCCGGCTGCAGCACAGGCGATTGTCACCGCGATTGGAAAGTGGCCGCCGGCGTCCGGACAGGCGGCGGCGATCATCGATCCGCTTTCCGGCGCAGTCGGTGACGTCGACCCCAGCGCTACCGCTTTCCCATGGCGTCGCCAGGCCGCGGTAGTGTCCTGGTACGTCGAGACACCCGGCAGCAGCCAAGCAGCCGCTGCCAACAAATGGATCAGCACCGCGCACCAAACGGTGCAACAGTTCTCGGTTGGCGGCTATGTCAACTATTTGGAAGCCAACACCGCGCCGTCGCGATACTTCGGTTCAAATCTGTCTCGGCTTACCGAGATCCGGCAGAAGTATGACCCCGATCGGTTGATGTACTCGGGTCTCAACTTCTGA